A region of Toxotes jaculatrix isolate fToxJac2 chromosome 23, fToxJac2.pri, whole genome shotgun sequence DNA encodes the following proteins:
- the LOC121176987 gene encoding flocculation protein FLO11-like gives MNCGYFLSLLAAFFPLHLRVTASTEVPEINSTNALITTVSEHSTLTPLSRQHSSTPQTWTTTVTPSMETSTLTPSGNTASSSNRNEETVGTSEIPIVAQLEGETSEIVEEINAALTGGSISNNIATASDRNTVSHVTPVTTLHESNQTTLSPNMITNQPTSELSEADPSTSLMDRDKNSSSVGPDASTVVHNVSGLTNSSVETVIHPDSTQSISALTTAESSQTQTMQELISPLPNLTVADTAVPTDILSASVHDTPTSTSIGDSPIDIFVTTMPATPKASHVTDQSTENSIPHLSQTDPMVTRVSVRQIQDKTQTEQPHLTSDKPNNVSETAISLNSSSLINFKATTLSLSATAVTSSKSTGAQSHSAPVDTALNISASTFGGPTEKSSPVIPTVTVTEVITTSEETTSPVIANMKSRSSTYTPQYMPSTGGEHSSSTHQTSTEPTQSIASLATASTAAPLQSLAFTSVTTQSDPAHTPLSATPPSTTSQTHISETGPTASPVETRQTTATTRVYTEMPNRATLYVATVSKATTTQIVPTSSHVTVPAEIIAPTVIESTRESSTPLTTSATSTQGALSVAIGFTATPSESRGTDTTSTQTGAVTTKSTTPAQIAASVITE, from the exons ATGAACTGTGGATATTTTCTAAGCCTATTGGCAG CTTTCTTCCCACTTCACTTGAGGGTCACAGCCTCTACTGAGGTTCCTGAAATTAACTCAACAAATGCTTTGATCACTACAGTCAGTGAACATTCAACACTTACGCCACTCAGCAGACAACATTCATCTACACCGCAAACATGGACCACTACGGTAACTCCATCTATGGAGACGAGTACATTAACTCCAAGTGGGAATACAGCATCCAGCTCAAACAGGAACGAGGAAACCGTAGGAACTTCAGAAATACCAATTGTGGCTCAACTTGAAGGAGAAACATCAGAAATAGTGGAGGAAATAAATGCAGCACTGACAGGGGGAAGCATCAGTAATAATATAGCCACTGCAAGTGACAGAAATACTGTTTCTCATGTTACACCTGTGACTACTCTCCATGAATCTAACCAAACCACTCTGTCACCTAATATGATCACAAACCAACCAACCTCAGAATTATCAGAGGCAGACCCTAGCACTTCTCTTATGGACAGAGATAAGAATTCATCTTCTGTTGGACCTGACGCTTCCACAGTGGTGCACAATGTGTCAGGACTAACGAATTCCTCAGTTGAAACAGTGATTCATCCTGACTCCACACAAAGTATTTCAGCGTTGACTACAGCTGAGTCCAGCCAAACTCAGACAATGCAAGAGCTTATCTCCCCTTTACCCAATTTAACTGTGGCGGATACAGCGGTACCCACTGACATCCTTTCAGCATCAGTACATGACACTCCCACATCGACATCCATTGGTGACTCACCCATAGACATATTTGTGACTACCATGCCAGCCACACCTAAGGCCTCACACGTCACAGATCAGAGTACAGAAAACAGCATTCCTCATTTATCACAAACTGATCCCATGGTAACAAGAGTATCTGTACGCCAAATtcaagacaaaacacagacagagcagccacaTTTAACATCTGACAAACCTAACAATGTATCTGAGACAGCCATCTCTCTGAATTCATCATCTCTGATCAACTTCAAAGCCACAACTCTGAGCCTGTCTGCAACAGCAGTAACCTCCAGTAAATCCACTGGGGCACAATCACATTCAGCCCCTGTTGATACAGCGTTAAACATATCAGCTTCCACATTTGGAGGTCCAACTGAGAAGAGTTCACCAGTTATTCCAACTGTAACAGTGACAGAGGTGATCACTACTTCAGAGGAAACCACAAGTCCAGTCATAGCCAACATGAAGTCAAGGAGCAGCACATACACCCCACAATATATGCCATCCACTGGAGGTGAACATTCCTCTTccacacatcaaacatcaacaGAACCAACACAAAGTATAGCATCCTTGGCAACAGCATCTACCGCCGCACCTTTGCAATCACTGGCATTTACATCCGTAACAACACAATCAGATCCAGCACACACTCCATTATCTGCCACACCACCGTCGACCACATCACAGACACATATTTCAGAAACAGGACCAACAGCATCACCTGTGGAAACAAGACAAACCACCGCAACCACAAGAGTTTACACAGAAATGCCAAACCGTGCTACACTATATGTTGCAACAGtatccaaagcaacaacaacacaaattgTACCAACTTCTAGTCATGTCACAGTGCCAGCTGAGATCATTGCACCAACAGTAATAGAATCTACCAGAGAAAGTTCAACACCATTGACAACATCAGCTACTTCAACACAAGGTGCATTATCTGTGGCAATAGGATTCACTGCCACTCCATCAGAAAGTAGAGgaacagacacaacatcaacacaaacTGGAGCTGtaacaacaaaatcaacaacTCCAGCACAAATTGCAGCATCTGTAATAACAGAATAA